In Ischnura elegans chromosome 6, ioIscEleg1.1, whole genome shotgun sequence, one genomic interval encodes:
- the LOC124160507 gene encoding piggyBac transposable element-derived protein 4-like: MSRKRFHFILQSLRFDDKATRSDRKLLDKLAPVREVFDIFVQNCRESYSLGEYVTIDEMLSKFRGRCAFRQYIPSKPGKYGIKIFSLADSKTFYTGNLEVYVGKQPEGPFYVSNSANDVVKRLVRPIAHSGRNITADNWFTSYELVLDLLKANLTYVGTVRKNKRQLPPSFTSPVGREPFTTRFGFDRHCTLVSYIPKPRKNVILISSMHHDSTIDETTGNSNKPEIVTFYNATKSGVDVVDKLCATYSVARNTKRWPMTIFYTMLNVAAINAQVIYLVNNKESSHAILKRRHFIKVLAQELTKEHLQKRSHVVNLPRELRKRTLAISEKDKETEHNESSTQQVPPYDNNLIM; this comes from the exons atgtctcgtaagcgcttccactttattttacaaaGCCTTCGGTTTGATGACAAAGCAACTAGAAGCGATAGGAAGCTATTAGATAAGCTTGCACCTGTTAGAGaggtttttgatatatttgttcaaaattgccgtgaaagttattctttgggagaatacgtaactattgatgaaatgctatcaaaattcagaggaagatgtgcatttaggcaatacatcccgagtaaaccaggaaaatatggaattaagatattttctctagcagattctaaaacattttacacaGGGAACTTAGAAGTATACGTTGGGAAGCAGCCGGAAGGCCCATTTTACGTTAGTAACAGTGCCAATGATGTTGTAAAAAGGTTGGTTAGACCGATTGCTCACAGTGGTCGCAATATAACCGCCGATAATTGGTTTACCAGTTATGAGCTAGTTTTAGACCTACTCAAAGCTAACCTTACGTATGTAGGAACAGTAAGGAAGAATAAACGGCAGCTTCCACCCAGTTTTACATCCCCTGTCGGTCGAGAACCATTTACAACTCGTTTTGGATTTGATAGGCATTGCACATTGGTATCATACATACCAAAGccacgaaaaaatgtaattttaatatcttcaatgcatcatgattccacaatcgatgaaacaacagggaattcgaataagccagagatcgtgacattttacaatgcaactaaaTCTGGCGTTGATGTAGTTGATAAATTATGCGCGACTTACTCAGTAGCAAGAAACACCAAAAGGTGGCCGATGACTATATTTTATACCATGCTCAATGTGGCAGCAATAAATGCTCAGGTTATTTACCTTGTAAACAACAAAGAGAGttctcatgcaattttgaaaagaaggcattttatcaaagtccttgcgcaagaactaactaaagagcacctgcaaaaacgtagtcacgtggtaaatttaccgagggaattgagaaaaagaactttagccattagtgagaaagacaaagaaactgaacataatgagtcaagtac GCAACAAGTTCCACcgtatgataataatttaataatgtag